One Comamonas endophytica DNA window includes the following coding sequences:
- the gmk gene encoding guanylate kinase, protein MQHTGNLFVVAAPSGAGKSSLVKALRELDAHVSPSVSHTTRAPRGQEKHGREYFFASEQEFDAMVANQAFLEWANVHGKRYGTSKRALAERLAGGADVLLEIDYQGALQVKSAFPEAVLIFILPPSWEELRARLENRGEDSPEVIELRLKNASQEMAQVQKFDFVIINELFETALFDLKAIIHAQRLKYAAQRSARSDTFESLNIT, encoded by the coding sequence ATGCAACACACCGGAAATCTCTTTGTCGTCGCCGCCCCCAGTGGGGCCGGCAAGTCCAGCCTGGTCAAGGCCCTGCGCGAGCTCGACGCCCATGTCTCGCCCTCGGTCTCGCACACCACGCGCGCGCCGCGCGGCCAGGAAAAGCACGGCCGTGAATACTTCTTTGCCTCCGAGCAGGAATTCGACGCGATGGTCGCCAACCAGGCGTTCCTGGAATGGGCCAACGTGCATGGCAAGCGCTATGGCACCTCCAAGCGCGCGCTGGCCGAACGCCTGGCCGGCGGCGCCGACGTGCTGCTCGAGATCGACTACCAGGGCGCGCTGCAGGTCAAGAGCGCCTTTCCCGAGGCGGTGCTGATCTTCATCCTGCCGCCCAGCTGGGAAGAGCTGCGCGCACGCCTGGAAAACCGCGGCGAGGACAGCCCCGAAGTCATCGAGCTGCGCCTGAAGAACGCTTCCCAGGAAATGGCCCAGGTGCAAAAGTTCGACTTCGTTATAATCAACGAGTTGTTCGAGACTGCGCTTTTCGACCTGAAAGCGATCATTCACGCCCAGCGCCTGAAGTATGCGGCCCAGCGAAGCGCGCGGTCCGATACCTTCGAGTCGCTCAATATCACCTGA
- a CDS encoding RelA/SpoT family protein, translating to MKAVPPQTTVPDESTPATAPAPESQVDTRAVSTAAAAATAVSRAAFSALLDNLGYLDGASIEQVRQAYLFADEAHTGQWRSSGDPYITHPIAVTSLCASWKLDAPALMAALMHDAMEDCGVTKVDLAARFGTPVAELVDGLTKLDKLQFNTREENQAESFRKMLLAMARDVRVILIKLADRTHNMRTLSDMPRSKWGRIASETLEIYAPIAHRLGLNQTYRELQDLSFRHLHPWRYSTLSKAIAKSRTRRRDLVQRVQTEVDAQFAQQGLDARLAGRESTLYSLYQRMERNNQSFAKVTDIYGFRVIVPSVTDCYTALGVLHQLYKPVPGKFKDHIAIPKNNGYQSLHTTLVGPSGVSIEFQMRTEEMHIVAEAGVAAHWLHQAQRRPGDAERMSTQWLQSLLDIQNETRDATEFWDHVKVDLFPDAVYVFTPKSEIMAMPRGATVVDFAYAIHSKIGNHATAARINNEDVPLRTELKSGDVIEIITAENARPNPAWLGFVKTARARSKIRHHLKTSAQSESESLGEKLLTQALRAEGIEQLPPQDDANQALWERLLQDTGNRSRSELLTDIGMGRRIASMVAARIMVLLGNHGQRPNAVLLSQERYTAQDKISQGTVTLDGSTNASIRFAHCCRPVPGDPVLGYLGRGEGLMVHHARCAIVKRLYEKDAERFIPVEWAEGLNQLFDSGILVTVKNGKGVLARVASELTDAEVDIQHLEMVDEAPMGTTDLRFVVSVRNQQQVEAALRNLRRAPVVIKAKRIMPAVE from the coding sequence ATGAAAGCGGTCCCGCCCCAGACAACTGTTCCTGACGAATCCACCCCTGCCACCGCCCCGGCGCCAGAGAGCCAGGTCGACACGCGCGCCGTGTCGACGGCCGCCGCTGCAGCGACCGCCGTTTCCCGGGCCGCATTCTCCGCGCTGCTCGACAACCTGGGCTATCTGGACGGCGCCAGCATCGAGCAGGTGCGCCAGGCCTACCTGTTTGCCGACGAGGCCCACACCGGCCAGTGGCGCAGCAGCGGCGACCCCTACATCACCCATCCCATCGCGGTGACCTCGCTGTGCGCTTCGTGGAAGCTCGATGCCCCGGCGCTGATGGCGGCGCTGATGCACGACGCGATGGAAGACTGCGGCGTCACCAAGGTCGATCTGGCCGCGCGCTTCGGCACCCCCGTGGCCGAGCTGGTCGACGGACTCACCAAGCTCGACAAGCTGCAGTTCAACACCCGCGAGGAAAACCAGGCCGAATCGTTCCGCAAGATGCTGCTGGCCATGGCGCGCGACGTGCGCGTCATCCTCATCAAGCTGGCCGACCGCACGCACAACATGCGCACGCTGTCCGACATGCCGCGCAGCAAGTGGGGCCGCATCGCCTCCGAAACGCTGGAGATCTATGCCCCCATCGCGCACCGGCTGGGCCTGAACCAGACCTACCGCGAGCTGCAGGACCTGTCCTTCCGCCACCTGCACCCCTGGCGCTATTCCACGCTGTCGAAGGCCATCGCCAAGTCGCGCACGCGCCGGCGCGACCTGGTGCAGCGCGTGCAGACAGAGGTCGACGCGCAGTTCGCCCAGCAGGGCCTCGACGCGCGCCTGGCGGGCCGCGAAAGCACGCTGTACTCGCTCTACCAGCGCATGGAGCGCAACAACCAGAGCTTTGCCAAGGTCACGGATATCTACGGCTTCCGCGTGATCGTGCCCTCGGTCACCGACTGCTATACGGCGCTGGGCGTGCTGCATCAGCTCTACAAGCCGGTGCCCGGCAAGTTCAAGGACCACATCGCCATTCCGAAGAACAATGGCTACCAGTCGCTGCACACCACGCTGGTCGGCCCCTCGGGCGTGAGCATCGAATTCCAGATGCGCACCGAGGAGATGCACATCGTCGCCGAGGCCGGCGTGGCCGCGCACTGGCTGCACCAGGCGCAGCGGCGCCCCGGCGACGCCGAGCGCATGAGCACCCAGTGGCTGCAGTCGCTGCTCGACATCCAGAACGAGACGCGCGATGCCACCGAGTTCTGGGACCACGTCAAGGTCGACCTGTTCCCCGACGCGGTCTATGTGTTCACGCCCAAGAGCGAGATCATGGCCATGCCGCGCGGCGCCACCGTGGTCGATTTCGCCTACGCCATCCACAGCAAGATCGGCAACCACGCCACGGCCGCGCGCATCAACAACGAGGACGTGCCGCTGCGCACCGAGCTCAAGAGCGGCGACGTCATCGAGATCATCACCGCCGAGAACGCACGCCCCAATCCGGCCTGGCTGGGCTTCGTCAAGACCGCCCGCGCGCGCTCCAAGATCCGCCACCATCTCAAGACCTCGGCGCAAAGCGAATCCGAAAGCCTGGGCGAGAAGCTGCTGACCCAGGCGCTGCGCGCCGAAGGCATCGAGCAGCTGCCGCCGCAGGACGATGCCAACCAGGCGCTGTGGGAGCGGCTGCTGCAGGACACCGGCAACCGCAGCCGCAGCGAGCTGCTGACCGACATCGGCATGGGCCGGCGCATCGCCAGCATGGTCGCGGCGCGCATCATGGTGCTGCTCGGCAACCACGGCCAGCGCCCGAATGCCGTGCTGCTGAGCCAGGAACGCTACACCGCCCAGGACAAGATCTCCCAGGGCACGGTGACGCTCGACGGCAGCACCAACGCCTCGATCCGTTTCGCCCACTGCTGCCGCCCCGTGCCCGGCGACCCGGTGCTGGGCTATCTGGGCCGCGGCGAGGGCCTGATGGTGCACCATGCGCGCTGCGCGATCGTCAAGCGCCTCTACGAGAAAGACGCCGAGCGCTTCATCCCGGTCGAATGGGCCGAGGGCCTGAACCAGCTGTTCGACAGCGGCATCCTGGTCACTGTGAAGAACGGCAAGGGCGTGCTGGCGCGCGTGGCCTCCGAACTGACCGATGCCGAGGTCGACATCCAGCATCTGGAGATGGTCGACGAGGCGCCGATGGGCACGACCGACCTGCGCTTCGTGGTTTCGGTCAGGAACCAGCAGCAGGTCGAGGCAGCGCTGCGCAATCTGCGCCGTGCACCGGTGGTGATCAAGGCGAAGAGGATCATGCCGGCGGTGGAATGA
- the rpoZ gene encoding DNA-directed RNA polymerase subunit omega: MARITVEDCLEQIPNRFQLVLAATYRARMLSQGHTAKIESKNKPGVTALREIASGKVGLEMLKKVPG; this comes from the coding sequence ATGGCACGCATCACCGTTGAAGACTGCCTGGAGCAGATCCCCAACCGCTTCCAACTCGTCCTGGCCGCCACCTACCGTGCGCGCATGCTCAGCCAAGGCCATACCGCCAAGATCGAAAGCAAGAACAAGCCCGGCGTCACCGCCCTGCGCGAGATCGCATCCGGCAAGGTCGGACTGGAAATGCTCAAGAAGGTTCCGGGCTGA
- the ispH gene encoding 4-hydroxy-3-methylbut-2-enyl diphosphate reductase produces MAKPQEIVLAEPRGFCAGVDRAIEIVERAIAKFGAPIYVRHEIVHNTFVVNDLKTRGAIFIEELDDVPPGATLVFSAHGVSQAVQQEAQRRGFQIFDATCPLVSKVHVEVAKLAKEGYEFIMIGHKGHPEVEGTMGQLDHGIHLVEEVEDVARVQPAQTQLLAVVTQTTLSVDDAAEIMAAVKARFPQIRVPKQQDICYATQNRQDAVKVLSPQVDVVIVVGSPTSSNSNRLRELAARLGTPAYMVDNAGELQSEWFEGVSRVGLTAGASAPEVLVREVIDRIKALGATSVRSMNGIEETVKFPLPKGLKIDAATGLEIEVRKAPETGPGH; encoded by the coding sequence ATGGCCAAGCCCCAGGAAATCGTGCTTGCCGAGCCGCGCGGCTTCTGCGCCGGCGTCGACCGGGCGATCGAGATCGTCGAGCGCGCCATCGCCAAGTTCGGCGCGCCGATCTACGTGCGCCACGAGATCGTGCACAACACCTTCGTGGTCAACGACCTCAAGACCCGGGGCGCGATCTTCATCGAGGAGCTCGACGACGTGCCGCCGGGCGCGACGCTGGTGTTCTCCGCGCACGGCGTGAGCCAGGCGGTGCAGCAGGAGGCGCAGCGCCGCGGCTTCCAGATCTTCGATGCGACCTGCCCGCTGGTCAGCAAGGTGCATGTGGAAGTCGCCAAGCTGGCCAAGGAAGGCTACGAGTTCATCATGATCGGCCACAAGGGCCACCCCGAGGTCGAGGGCACGATGGGGCAGCTCGACCACGGCATCCATCTGGTCGAGGAGGTCGAGGACGTGGCCCGGGTGCAGCCCGCGCAGACCCAGCTGCTGGCCGTTGTGACGCAGACCACGCTCAGCGTCGACGACGCGGCCGAGATCATGGCGGCGGTGAAGGCGCGCTTCCCGCAGATCCGCGTGCCCAAGCAGCAGGACATCTGCTACGCCACGCAGAACCGCCAGGACGCGGTGAAAGTGCTCAGCCCGCAGGTCGACGTGGTGATCGTGGTGGGCAGCCCCACCAGCTCCAACAGCAACCGCCTGCGCGAGCTCGCGGCGCGCCTGGGCACGCCCGCCTACATGGTGGACAACGCCGGCGAGCTGCAGTCCGAATGGTTCGAAGGCGTATCGCGCGTCGGCCTCACGGCCGGCGCTTCGGCGCCCGAAGTGCTGGTGCGCGAGGTCATCGATCGCATCAAGGCGCTGGGCGCGACCTCGGTACGCAGCATGAACGGCATCGAGGAAACCGTGAAATTCCCGCTGCCCAAGGGCCTGAAGATCGACGCCGCCACGGGGCTGGAGATCGAAGTGCGCAAGGCGCCGGAAACCGGTCCTGGCCACTGA
- a CDS encoding serine/threonine protein kinase: protein MSSKNKPAPLPIDSMIGGYRILRRLAAGGFGVVYLALDGAGQQVAIKEYLPASLALREPGERLPRVLPEKLSLYRLGLKSFFEEGRSLAQLSHPSVVSVLNFFRENETVYMVMNYLEGANLQEFILTARDLKTAKVLRESTIRSLFDEVLRGLRIVHQHKMLHLDIKPANIFITDDDRAVLIDFGAAREVLSKEGSFIRPMYTPGFAAPEMYRRGEAMGPWTDIYAIGACIYACMQGVPPHAAPQRQEKDRLAQSLARLRGVYSDRLIEIVEWCMASDPKARPQSVFALQKELNREGERRHTRLSMAEKMRLQLGALVGDTRRSRQKIGGARDAPRP, encoded by the coding sequence ATGTCTTCCAAGAACAAGCCCGCGCCCTTGCCCATCGATAGCATGATAGGGGGCTATCGCATCTTGCGGCGGCTCGCGGCCGGGGGCTTCGGGGTGGTCTACCTGGCGCTGGACGGCGCGGGCCAGCAGGTGGCGATCAAGGAATACCTGCCGGCGTCGCTGGCGCTGCGCGAGCCCGGCGAGCGCCTGCCGCGCGTGCTGCCCGAGAAGCTCTCGCTCTACCGGCTGGGGCTGAAGAGCTTTTTCGAGGAGGGGCGCTCGCTGGCGCAGCTGTCGCACCCCTCGGTGGTCAGCGTGCTCAATTTCTTCCGCGAGAACGAGACCGTCTACATGGTCATGAATTACCTCGAGGGCGCGAACCTGCAGGAATTCATTCTCACGGCGCGCGACCTGAAGACCGCCAAGGTGCTGCGCGAGTCCACCATCCGCTCGCTGTTCGACGAGGTGCTGCGCGGCCTGCGCATCGTGCACCAGCACAAGATGCTGCATCTGGACATCAAGCCGGCGAACATCTTCATCACCGACGACGACCGCGCCGTGCTGATCGATTTCGGCGCGGCGCGCGAGGTGCTGTCCAAGGAGGGCAGCTTCATCCGCCCGATGTACACACCCGGCTTTGCCGCGCCCGAGATGTACCGCCGCGGCGAGGCCATGGGGCCGTGGACGGACATCTACGCCATCGGCGCCTGCATCTACGCGTGCATGCAGGGCGTGCCGCCGCACGCGGCGCCGCAGCGCCAGGAAAAGGACCGCCTGGCCCAGAGCCTGGCACGGCTGCGCGGGGTGTATTCGGACAGGCTGATCGAGATCGTCGAGTGGTGCATGGCGTCCGACCCGAAGGCGCGGCCGCAGTCGGTGTTCGCGCTGCAAAAGGAGCTCAACCGCGAGGGCGAGCGGCGCCACACGCGGCTGAGCATGGCCGAGAAAATGCGCCTGCAGCTCGGCGCGCTGGTCGGCGACACGCGCCGCAGCAGGCAGAAGATCGGTGGGGCGCGCGACGCGCCGCGGCCATGA
- a CDS encoding FKBP-type peptidyl-prolyl cis-trans isomerase, with the protein MTSSAHPTQASQTHVPTVQAGSFLTLHYRMAGPAGDVINTFGDKPATLSLGAGELSPAVEQRLIGLEEGTRTTFELPAGEAFGERNTDMQQWVARKLMNELGDPHEQYTAGDVVQFPTPDGLGSYAGAVVSVREDGAVLFDFNHPLAGQPVTFEVQIIGVL; encoded by the coding sequence ATGACTTCTAGCGCACACCCCACACAGGCTTCGCAGACCCACGTACCCACGGTGCAGGCAGGATCGTTCCTGACCCTGCACTACCGCATGGCCGGCCCGGCCGGCGACGTGATCAACACCTTTGGCGACAAGCCCGCCACGCTGTCGCTGGGCGCGGGCGAGCTGTCGCCGGCCGTGGAGCAGCGCCTGATCGGCCTCGAGGAAGGCACGCGCACCACCTTCGAGCTGCCCGCGGGCGAAGCCTTTGGCGAGCGCAACACGGACATGCAGCAATGGGTGGCGCGCAAGCTGATGAACGAGCTCGGCGATCCCCATGAGCAGTACACGGCCGGCGACGTCGTGCAGTTCCCCACGCCCGACGGCCTGGGCAGCTACGCCGGCGCCGTGGTGAGCGTGCGCGAGGACGGCGCGGTGCTGTTCGACTTCAACCACCCGCTGGCCGGCCAGCCCGTCACCTTCGAGGTGCAGATCATCGGAGTGCTCTGA
- the radC gene encoding RadC family protein, whose protein sequence is MSLKDLPRDAQPREKLLVRGPGALADAELLAIVLRTGVAGKGVLQLAQELLEPPAIDPISGLLRGGFGGIAGLLQAPSQDLARIKGLGPAKRAQLLAVLELARRALAQRLSERAVFDSPGAVMQYLQLHLAGKDHEVFAVLFLDNQHRLIAMEEMFRGTLAQTSVYPREVVLHALRHQAAAVVLAHNHPSGAVHPSPADLALTQMLRSALGLVDVRVLDHIIVAPGAGLSMAEQGLI, encoded by the coding sequence ATGTCACTCAAAGACCTTCCGCGCGATGCCCAGCCGCGCGAGAAACTGCTGGTGCGCGGCCCTGGCGCGCTGGCCGATGCCGAGCTGCTGGCCATCGTGCTGCGCACCGGCGTCGCCGGCAAGGGCGTGCTGCAGCTGGCGCAGGAACTGCTCGAACCGCCGGCCATCGACCCCATCAGCGGCCTGCTGCGCGGCGGATTCGGCGGCATCGCAGGCCTGCTGCAGGCGCCCTCGCAAGACCTCGCGCGCATCAAGGGCCTGGGCCCGGCCAAGCGCGCCCAGTTGCTGGCGGTGCTCGAGCTCGCGCGCCGCGCGCTGGCCCAGCGGCTGAGCGAGCGCGCGGTCTTCGACAGCCCGGGCGCCGTCATGCAGTACCTGCAGCTGCATCTCGCGGGCAAAGACCATGAAGTGTTCGCGGTGTTGTTTCTCGACAACCAGCACCGGCTGATCGCCATGGAGGAAATGTTCCGCGGCACGCTGGCGCAGACCAGCGTGTATCCCCGGGAGGTCGTGCTGCACGCCCTGCGGCACCAGGCGGCGGCCGTGGTGCTGGCGCACAACCATCCCAGCGGCGCCGTCCACCCCAGCCCCGCCGACCTGGCGCTGACGCAGATGCTGCGCAGCGCGCTGGGGCTGGTGGACGTGCGCGTGCTCGACCATATCATCGTCGCGCCCGGCGCCGGCCTGTCGATGGCCGAACAGGGATTGATATGA
- the greB gene encoding transcription elongation factor GreB, whose amino-acid sequence MSKAFTKESDAADDDDELGALPPIPAGSKNYMTPRGYQSLRDELFELIDNERPKIVDIVHWAASNGDRSENGDYLYGKKRLREIDRRIRFLTKRLEIAEVVDPTVHAGSDQVFFGATVTYVEDDGTERSVTIMGIDEANSAEGQVSWISPVARALLKSRVGDEVALQTPGGVRMLEVVEVRYPEAQG is encoded by the coding sequence ATGAGCAAGGCCTTCACCAAAGAATCGGATGCCGCGGATGACGACGACGAACTGGGCGCGTTGCCGCCCATTCCGGCCGGCAGCAAGAACTACATGACGCCCCGGGGCTACCAGAGCCTGCGCGACGAGCTGTTCGAATTGATAGACAACGAACGCCCGAAGATCGTCGATATCGTCCACTGGGCGGCCAGCAATGGCGACCGCTCGGAAAATGGCGACTACCTCTACGGCAAGAAGCGGCTGCGCGAGATCGACCGGCGCATCCGCTTCCTCACCAAGCGCCTGGAGATCGCCGAGGTCGTTGATCCCACCGTGCATGCGGGCAGCGACCAGGTCTTCTTTGGCGCCACGGTGACCTATGTCGAGGACGACGGCACGGAGCGCAGCGTGACCATCATGGGCATCGACGAGGCCAACAGCGCCGAGGGCCAGGTCAGCTGGATCTCGCCGGTGGCGCGCGCGCTGCTCAAGTCGCGCGTGGGCGACGAGGTGGCGCTGCAGACGCCGGGGGGCGTGCGGATGCTGGAGGTGGTGGAGGTGAGGTATCCGGAGGCGCAGGGGTAG
- a CDS encoding PP2C family protein-serine/threonine phosphatase — translation MRFSVFQLSRRGARARNEDRMGYAYTRQACLVVLADGMGGHPGGEIAAQIAVRSMLARFEAQANPRLSDAPAFLAAALLQAHGQILHHARTHGLAEAPRTTLVAALLQQGQAHWIHCGDSRLYLARGGVLQARTHDHSHHGMAERAQQPLPKVSRNLLFTCLGAPSEPIFDQAGPWTLAQGDRLLLCSDGLWEPLAEAELLAGLGQGPVSLCVPRLVDAALQRAGASSDNVTAIALEWETPGAPAAPGGISTEASEGDAFRSTLQFDTLAAPEDELSEAAIERKIAEINAAIRRPGERRR, via the coding sequence ATGAGATTCTCGGTGTTCCAGCTCAGCCGGCGCGGCGCGCGTGCGCGCAACGAGGATCGCATGGGCTACGCCTACACGCGCCAAGCCTGCCTGGTGGTGCTGGCCGATGGCATGGGGGGGCACCCCGGCGGAGAGATCGCGGCGCAGATCGCGGTGCGCAGCATGCTGGCGCGGTTCGAGGCGCAGGCAAACCCGCGGCTGTCCGATGCGCCGGCCTTCCTGGCCGCGGCGCTGCTGCAGGCGCACGGGCAGATCCTGCACCACGCGCGCACGCATGGCCTGGCCGAGGCGCCGCGCACCACGCTGGTCGCGGCACTGCTGCAGCAGGGGCAGGCGCACTGGATCCACTGCGGCGATTCGCGCCTGTACCTGGCGCGCGGCGGGGTGCTGCAGGCGCGCACGCACGACCATTCCCACCACGGGATGGCCGAGCGCGCGCAGCAGCCGCTGCCCAAGGTCAGCCGCAATCTGCTGTTCACCTGCCTGGGCGCGCCATCGGAGCCGATATTCGACCAGGCCGGGCCCTGGACGCTGGCGCAGGGCGACCGCCTGCTGCTGTGCTCGGACGGCCTGTGGGAGCCCTTGGCCGAGGCCGAGTTGCTGGCAGGCCTGGGGCAGGGGCCAGTATCCCTTTGCGTGCCACGGCTGGTGGATGCGGCGCTGCAGCGCGCGGGCGCAAGCAGCGACAATGTCACCGCGATCGCGCTGGAATGGGAAACGCCTGGCGCGCCGGCGGCGCCGGGCGGCATTTCCACCGAGGCGTCCGAAGGCGATGCCTTCAGGTCGACGCTGCAGTTCGACACGCTGGCGGCGCCCGAGGACGAGCTCAGCGAAGCCGCCATCGAGCGCAAGATCGCCGAAATCAACGCCGCCATCCGCCGCCCGGGCGAGCGCCGGCGCTGA
- the serS gene encoding serine--tRNA ligase, translating into MLDILLLRKDLDSAIARLETRKKPQAFLNVEAFQSLESERKRLQSRTEELQAQRNQLSKQVGMLMGKGDKQGAEAAKAQVGQLKNELETSAARLEQLQGELQALLLAVPNLPHESVPLGSDESGNVEVRRWGTPRAFDFEAKDHVDIGTPLGLDFDMGVKLSGSRFTVMKGPIARLHRALAQFMLDLQTEAHGYAECYVPYAVNADSLKGTGQLPKFEGDLFAAKKGGQEGEPVPDNAALYLIPTAEVPLTNFVRDQVVTEAELPIKLTAHSPCFRSEAGSYGRDTRGMIRQHQFDKVEMVQIVHPEKSYEALEEMAGHAEAVLQKLGLPYRVVNLCTGDLGFGAAKTYDLEVWLPGQDAYREISSVSNCEAFQSRRLQARFKNAQGKNELLHTLNGSGLAVGRCLVAVLENYQNADGSVTVPEALHSYMNGQTLLKP; encoded by the coding sequence ATGCTAGACATCCTCCTCCTTCGCAAAGACCTTGATTCCGCCATCGCGCGGCTGGAAACCCGCAAAAAGCCCCAGGCTTTCCTCAACGTGGAGGCCTTCCAGTCCCTCGAGTCCGAACGCAAGCGCCTGCAATCGCGCACCGAGGAGCTGCAGGCGCAGCGCAACCAGCTGTCCAAGCAGGTCGGCATGCTGATGGGCAAGGGCGACAAGCAGGGCGCCGAGGCCGCCAAGGCCCAGGTCGGGCAGCTCAAGAACGAACTGGAAACTTCGGCCGCGCGCCTGGAGCAGCTCCAGGGCGAGCTGCAGGCGCTGCTGCTGGCCGTGCCCAACCTGCCGCATGAAAGCGTGCCGCTGGGCAGCGACGAGTCGGGCAATGTCGAAGTGCGCCGCTGGGGTACGCCCCGGGCCTTTGACTTCGAGGCCAAGGACCATGTCGACATCGGCACGCCGCTGGGCCTGGATTTCGACATGGGCGTCAAGCTCTCGGGCTCGCGCTTCACCGTCATGAAGGGCCCGATCGCGCGCCTGCACCGGGCGCTCGCGCAGTTCATGCTCGACCTGCAGACCGAAGCGCATGGCTATGCCGAATGCTACGTGCCCTATGCCGTCAATGCCGACTCGCTCAAGGGCACGGGCCAGCTGCCCAAGTTCGAAGGCGATCTGTTTGCCGCGAAGAAGGGTGGCCAGGAAGGCGAGCCGGTGCCCGACAACGCGGCGCTGTACCTGATTCCCACGGCCGAGGTGCCGCTCACCAACTTCGTGCGCGACCAGGTGGTGACCGAAGCCGAGCTGCCGATCAAGCTCACGGCCCACAGCCCATGCTTCCGCTCCGAAGCCGGCAGCTACGGCCGCGACACGCGCGGCATGATCCGCCAGCACCAGTTCGACAAGGTCGAGATGGTGCAGATCGTGCATCCGGAGAAGAGCTACGAAGCGTTGGAGGAAATGGCCGGCCACGCCGAAGCCGTGCTGCAAAAGCTCGGCCTGCCATACCGTGTGGTGAACCTGTGCACCGGCGACCTGGGCTTTGGCGCGGCCAAGACCTATGACCTGGAAGTCTGGCTGCCCGGCCAGGATGCCTACCGCGAGATCAGCTCGGTGTCGAACTGCGAGGCCTTCCAGTCGCGCCGCCTGCAGGCGCGCTTCAAGAACGCCCAGGGCAAGAACGAATTGCTGCACACCCTGAACGGCTCTGGCTTGGCCGTGGGCCGCTGCCTGGTCGCTGTGCTGGAGAACTACCAGAACGCCGATGGCTCCGTGACGGTACCCGAAGCACTGCATTCGTACATGAATGGACAAACTTTGCTGAAGCCCTGA
- a CDS encoding YicC/YloC family endoribonuclease — translation MTGYASAQHGASAEGAEAPIGKRRLGLEIRSVNSRFLDLSFRLPDELRVHEPALRTLLTSRLKRGKVEVRAAIESEDGGVLSQPSPQQLQRLITAQDAVQSWLPDARPLSVADALRLCSAGDGDRGQNWGAVLPALAAQALESLVQARAREGQRLADMLHDRLQQLRALAQSATPLIPQLVEQQRQRFVERWKEAMALAEGAVAPEAAQDRALTEATAFAIRIDVAEEVTRLDSHLEEIERLLKKGGEIGKRLDFLIQELHREANTLGSKSAALELTRISVDMKVLIEQMREQVQNIE, via the coding sequence ATGACCGGATACGCCAGCGCCCAGCACGGCGCGTCTGCCGAGGGTGCTGAAGCGCCCATCGGCAAGCGGCGGCTCGGCCTTGAGATCCGTTCGGTCAACAGCCGCTTTCTCGACCTGTCGTTCCGTCTGCCCGACGAACTGCGGGTGCACGAGCCGGCCCTGCGCACGCTGCTGACCTCACGCCTCAAGCGCGGCAAGGTCGAAGTCCGCGCCGCCATCGAATCCGAGGACGGTGGCGTCTTGTCCCAGCCCTCCCCTCAGCAACTGCAGCGCCTGATCACGGCGCAGGACGCCGTCCAGTCCTGGCTTCCCGATGCGCGCCCGCTGAGCGTGGCCGACGCGCTGCGCCTGTGCAGCGCCGGCGACGGCGACCGCGGCCAGAACTGGGGCGCCGTGCTGCCCGCGCTGGCCGCGCAGGCGCTGGAATCCCTGGTCCAGGCCCGCGCCCGCGAAGGCCAGCGCCTGGCCGACATGCTGCACGACCGGCTCCAGCAGCTGCGCGCGCTCGCGCAGTCCGCCACGCCGCTGATCCCGCAGCTGGTCGAGCAGCAGCGCCAGCGCTTCGTCGAGCGCTGGAAGGAGGCCATGGCGCTGGCCGAAGGCGCGGTCGCGCCCGAGGCGGCGCAGGACCGCGCGCTGACCGAAGCCACGGCCTTCGCCATCCGCATCGACGTGGCCGAGGAAGTCACGCGCCTGGACTCGCATCTCGAGGAGATCGAGCGCCTGCTCAAGAAGGGTGGCGAGATCGGCAAGCGCCTCGATTTCCTGATCCAGGAGCTGCACCGCGAAGCCAACACGCTGGGTTCGAAGTCCGCGGCGCTCGAGCTCACGCGCATCAGCGTCGACATGAAGGTCCTGATCGAGCAGATGCGCGAGCAGGTGCAGAACATCGAATAA